From the genome of Corallococcus macrosporus DSM 14697:
GGTGGCTGGCGTCCTCGCGGGACGGCACGCACGTGGTGGCCATGCACGTGCCGCCGCAGGACCCGGTGGGCCTGCGCGGCGGCGGCTTCGCCAGCCGGGGCGAGGCCGCGGGGCTGGTGGGGAAGATGGCGCGCGCCGGCGTGGACCTCACGCTCTACGGGCACATCCACTCCTACTATTCGTTCGTCAACGCGGGCATCCCCGCCTTCATCTCCGGCGGCGGCGGCGCCATCCCGGAGACGTTCGACGGGGTGGGCCGGCACTACCTGTCCGTGGAGGTGAGCGCGGACGGCGGCTTGCATCAGGCGGCGCTGGTGCGGGTGGATTGATCCGCGCGGGTGCTGTTTTAGCCTACCCTCTTGATCTGACACTGAACATCTGGGCAGATAGGGACCACCTTCCCGCAAGGAGCCAGGAGGCCCGCCCATGTTCGACTCGAACGAGAACGACCCCATTTCCCCGGCGCTGCGCGCGCTGCTCGAGCTGTTCACCACGGAGCTGGCGGAGGTCCGCTTCCCGGACATGAACGGCGAGGTGCTGGACGCCGCGGCCGAGCAGGTGCGGGAGCAGGCGGAGGCCGTGGCGCGCGCGCAGGCGGCGCTGGAGGCCGCGCGGCAGGCGCTGCAGGAGAGCCAGGAGGCGCTGCTCCAGAAGGGCCAGCGGGCGCTGGCGTACGCGCGCGTCTTCTCCGAGGAGAACGTGGAGCTGAGCGCGAAGCTGGACGGCATCCACCTGCCGCGCGCGGCGCGCAAGGGCGCCCGGGCCGACGGCGCGGTGGACCCGGGAAGCGCGGCGCAGGGCAACGAGGAGAACGCGCCTCGCCGCCGGGGCCGTCCGCCCAAGGCCCGCGCCGCCCCTGGCGCGTCGCTGTTCGCGGAGGGGTCCACGCCGGAGGCGCTCGCGGCGTCCGCGCACCACACCGGCAACGGCATGCTGTCCGAGGCCTGAGCGCCCGGACGGAAACGAAGCCGCCCGGTGTGTCGCCAGCACCGGACGGCCGCGTGAGGACAGGCTGGCGTCAGTTGGGCAGGAACACCGCCCGCACGCAGCCGTCCTGCTTCTTCTTGAAGAGCTCGTACCCCCTGGGCGCGTCCTCCAGGGAGAAGCGGTGCGTGGCGAGGAAGGACGGGTCCAGCTCGCCCTTCACCACGTGCTCCAGCAGGCGCGGCAGGTACTTCTGGCCGTGCTGCTGCGCGGAGCGCACCGTGAGGCCCTTGTTCATGATGACGCCCATGGGGAACGCGTCCATGACGCCGTAGACGCCCAGCACGGACAGCGTCCCGCCCTTGCGGCACGCGAGGATGGCCTGGCGCAGCGCCTGGCCCCGGTCCGACTGGAGGTGCAGCGCCTGCCTGGCGCGGTCCACGGCGGCGACCACGCCGGTGCCGTGGGCCTCCATGCCCACCGCGTCGATGCACGCGTCCGGGCCCCGGCCGCCGGTGAGCTCCTTCAGCACGTCCAGGACGCTGTCCACCTCCTCGTAGCTGATGGTCTCCGCGCCCACCTGCTCCCGCGCCAGCTTCAGCCGTTCGGGGTAGCGGTCGATGCCCACCACGCGCTCGGCGCCGAGGAGGAAGGCGGCCTTTTGCGCCATCAACCCCACGCCGCCGCAGCCCCACACGGCCACCGTCTGGCCGGGCTGGATGCCGCAGAAGTCCGCGCCCATGTAGCCGGTGGGCACGGCGTCGGAGAGGAACAGGGCCTGTTCATCCGTCACGCCTTCGGGGACCTGGAAGCAGTCGGTGTCCGCGTGGGGCACGCGGACGAACTGCGCGTGCGCGCCCGCGTAGCCGCCGAAGGCGTGGGTGTAGCCGTAGATGCCGGCTGTCTGGTAGCCGAACAGCGGCTCCTGCAATTCCCCCTTGGGGTTGGTGTTGTCGCAGAGGGACCAGAGGTCGTGCTGACAGTACCAGCAGCTCCCGCAGCAGATGAAGGACGGGACGACGACGCGGTCGCCCACGTGGACCTTCTTCACCTCGGGGCCCGTCTCCACGACGGTGCCCATGAACTCGTGGCCGATGACGTCGCCCTTGCGCATCGACGGGATGTAGCCGTCGATGAAGTGGAGGTCGGAGCCGCAGGTGGTGGACATCTTCACCTGGAGGATGACGTCGCGCGGGTTGACGATGCGGGGGTCCCCCACCGTCTCCACGCCCAAATCGTTGATGCCATTCCAGCAGAGCGCGCGCATGGGCCAGGTCCTCAGGAGGAGTAGCCGCCCTCGCGGGCGGCGGGGTTGGGCCGGGTGGTGGGAATCTCGCCGGCTTCGACGAGGCTCTTGAATCGCTTGAGCGCCTTGAGCGCGAGCAGCGAGGGCAGGGCGCCCAGCAGCTTCACGGCCTTCTCGCCCACCACGCCGCCCGGCGGGTCGAAGACGAAGCGGAGCGTCACCGACGTGCCCCAGTCCGCGGGCGCGCGGCGGAAGCGCACCCAGCCTTCATTGGGCAGCGCCGTGTCGCCCACGGAGCGCCAGCGCAGCAGCTCGCCGGGGTGCTCCTCCACCACCTCCGCGTCCCATTCCAGCGCCTTGCCGAACACGCCCGGCACCTTCCAGTGCTGCAGGCCGTCGCCGGAGGCGGTGACTTCGGCGAAGTGTCCCATGACCTGGTTGAGCGTCTCCGGGTCGCGCCAGCGGCGGTACAGCGCGTCCGGCGTGCCCTGGAGGGTGATGGAGCGCTGGAGCACCGTCAGCTCCACGGTGGTGTCCCGGCCCCGCTGCCGGCGGAGCGTGCGGACCACGACGCCGTGCTTGCGGACGTGAGGTTCCTGGTCGGTCCGGGTGCCGCGGAAGAGCAGGCCGCCACCGGCCAGGGCCATGGCCACGCCGCCCAGCCTGCCGCGCCGCAGTCCCAGCGTGAGCAGCGTGCCGCCGACCAGCGCCGAGGCCAGTTGGGGCAGGAGGGCCTCCGAATCGAAGCGCCGGCCGCGCTCCAGCAAGCGTCTGCCCCGGTCTCCGAGGCGGGCTCCTGGCGGCTGAATCGTGTCGCGCATGGCGGGGGCTCCTCCAGGGCGGGCATCCGTCCCGCCACCGGAGAAACGTTGGGGGAGCCCGGGGGGATGACAACCCCGGGGAGGCGGGCCTCGCGAGGCGGGAGGCCCCGGGACGCCAGGAGGCTCATGGCCTCCCCAAAGGCCACGGCCCGGCCGGGTGCCGTCGCCGGAGCCCCCCTCCGCGCGCCGCACTCGACCGGGCCATGGGACCGGGACCTCCGCGCTCGCGTGCGGCGGAGGCGCCCGGCTCAGCTCAGCGAAGGAACGTCAGTTCTCCGGGAAGGCCGTCCAGCCGGCCAGCCAGTTCTCGCTGCCCACCGCGCCCACGAAGCGGGCGGAGGGGTCGAAGCCCGCCGGCGGCGTGGCCGCGTTGTCCGGGTTCAGCGCGGGCGAGCCGGCGGCCGGGGCGAAGTCCGGCGCCGTCAGGTTCCGCGCGTCGGTGAGCTGCGGATCCATCACGCGGTTGTTCAGGCCCGAGGCGAGCACCTTCGCCGGCTCGTCGAAGTTGGACGCGTCCGGGTTGGTGATGTTGCCGCTGGAGTCCACCGTGGGGTTCGGCGCCGCGGGGATGGAGGCGGTGTCGCCGCGGTTGCTCCAGAAGAACGAGTTGCGCAGGTACAGCTCCGGCGTGGCCGCGTTCCACAGGGCCGCGGAGGCCGTGCCGCTCACGTCCACGGCGAAGTCGGCGAAGTGCG
Proteins encoded in this window:
- a CDS encoding zinc-dependent alcohol dehydrogenase, giving the protein MRALCWNGINDLGVETVGDPRIVNPRDVILQVKMSTTCGSDLHFIDGYIPSMRKGDVIGHEFMGTVVETGPEVKKVHVGDRVVVPSFICCGSCWYCQHDLWSLCDNTNPKGELQEPLFGYQTAGIYGYTHAFGGYAGAHAQFVRVPHADTDCFQVPEGVTDEQALFLSDAVPTGYMGADFCGIQPGQTVAVWGCGGVGLMAQKAAFLLGAERVVGIDRYPERLKLAREQVGAETISYEEVDSVLDVLKELTGGRGPDACIDAVGMEAHGTGVVAAVDRARQALHLQSDRGQALRQAILACRKGGTLSVLGVYGVMDAFPMGVIMNKGLTVRSAQQHGQKYLPRLLEHVVKGELDPSFLATHRFSLEDAPRGYELFKKKQDGCVRAVFLPN
- a CDS encoding SRPBCC family protein codes for the protein MRDTIQPPGARLGDRGRRLLERGRRFDSEALLPQLASALVGGTLLTLGLRRGRLGGVAMALAGGGLLFRGTRTDQEPHVRKHGVVVRTLRRQRGRDTTVELTVLQRSITLQGTPDALYRRWRDPETLNQVMGHFAEVTASGDGLQHWKVPGVFGKALEWDAEVVEEHPGELLRWRSVGDTALPNEGWVRFRRAPADWGTSVTLRFVFDPPGGVVGEKAVKLLGALPSLLALKALKRFKSLVEAGEIPTTRPNPAAREGGYSS